In Geothermobacter hydrogeniphilus, a single window of DNA contains:
- the rhuM gene encoding RhuM family protein has translation MDVIISVGYRVKSKRGTQFRQWATRVT, from the coding sequence TTGGACGTCATCATCTCGGTCGGCTACCGGGTCAAATCAAAGCGTGGCACCCAGTTTCGACAGTGGGCGACTAGGGTTACGTGA